The Deltaproteobacteria bacterium genome has a segment encoding these proteins:
- a CDS encoding BON domain-containing protein, with translation MSSWKKWVVGVMSIAALMTTGCELLLIGGAATAGYKIGTDEKTISESAEDLRITSMVKGKLLEDPHVHALNIDVDTNLAEVTLNGYLGSQDEINRAVTIAKGVTGVKKVISLLKVRTAK, from the coding sequence ATGTCATCTTGGAAAAAATGGGTGGTTGGAGTGATGAGTATTGCCGCGTTGATGACGACAGGTTGTGAACTCCTGCTCATTGGAGGCGCCGCAACCGCCGGATACAAGATCGGAACGGATGAAAAAACAATTTCGGAATCGGCGGAAGATCTTCGGATTACTTCGATGGTCAAGGGCAAACTGTTGGAAGATCCACACGTTCATGCCCTGAATATCGATGTGGACACCAATCTTGCCGAAGTCACCCTGAACGGGTACCTCGGATCGCAGGATGAGATCAATCGGGCCGTGACGATTGCGAAAGGCGTTACGGGCGTGAAGAAGGTGATCTCTCTGCTCAAAGTTCGCACGGCGAAATAA
- a CDS encoding molybdenum cofactor guanylyltransferase, whose translation MAAIILAGGENRRMGRNKAFLPWKGRIFLWYIIGALSPLFREILLVTREPERYAGFPVKVVCDLYPERGPLTGIFSGLSASRDPKNFCVACDMPMVRTELVQYMMRRAGAADALVAVIRGSSREDRPSVPQPLHAVYDQRCLPVMGRHLREGRRGMQGVLRSLNTRFLEEGEMARMDPDLSSFVSINTVEDYQTLIADGAR comes from the coding sequence ATGGCGGCTATCATCCTTGCCGGCGGAGAGAACCGGCGTATGGGGCGCAACAAGGCGTTTCTCCCATGGAAGGGCCGGATCTTTCTTTGGTATATCATCGGGGCCTTGTCACCGCTCTTCCGGGAGATTCTCCTGGTGACCCGGGAACCGGAACGTTATGCCGGGTTTCCCGTCAAGGTTGTTTGTGATCTGTACCCGGAGCGTGGTCCTCTGACGGGGATTTTCTCGGGACTTTCGGCCTCCCGGGATCCGAAGAATTTTTGTGTCGCCTGTGATATGCCGATGGTTCGGACGGAGCTGGTCCAGTATATGATGCGACGGGCCGGGGCCGCCGATGCCCTGGTTGCTGTGATCCGAGGATCTTCCCGAGAGGACCGTCCTTCCGTTCCGCAGCCATTGCATGCCGTTTATGATCAACGGTGCCTCCCGGTGATGGGCAGGCATCTGCGTGAGGGACGCCGCGGAATGCAGGGAGTCCTTCGATCCCTGAATACAAGGTTCCTGGAAGAAGGGGAGATGGCCCGGATGGATCCGGACCTTTCATCTTTCGTCAGCATCAATACGGTGGAAGATTATCAGACCCTGATTGCCGATGGGGCAAGATGA
- a CDS encoding acylphosphatase has translation MATKGQSRVHLTIYGRVQGVCFRAGTLDRARELNVTGWVSNLPDGSVEVVAEGPMHALQELIVWCRQGPSGSHVIRIDVRDEMYEGEFDHFQVKY, from the coding sequence ATGGCGACAAAGGGACAGAGTCGGGTCCATCTGACGATTTACGGCAGGGTACAGGGCGTTTGCTTCCGGGCCGGCACCCTGGACCGTGCCCGCGAGTTGAACGTGACGGGGTGGGTCAGCAACCTGCCGGACGGCTCCGTAGAAGTTGTGGCGGAAGGTCCGATGCATGCCCTTCAGGAACTGATTGTCTGGTGCAGGCAGGGTCCGTCGGGATCTCATGTGATTCGTATTGATGTGCGGGATGAGATGTATGAAGGAGAGTTTGATCACTTTCAGGTGAAGTATTGA
- a CDS encoding twin-arginine translocase TatA/TatE family subunit, which translates to MFGLGWMELVIILVIVLIIFGAGKLPEIGSGLGKGIRNFKKATKGEDEIDITPENGEKLEEEKKK; encoded by the coding sequence ATGTTTGGATTAGGCTGGATGGAGTTGGTCATTATCCTGGTGATTGTTCTGATTATCTTCGGTGCGGGGAAACTTCCGGAGATCGGTTCCGGACTGGGAAAGGGAATCCGGAATTTCAAAAAGGCCACGAAAGGTGAAGACGAGATTGATATTACACCGGAAAACGGGGAAAAACTGGAAGAAGAAAAGAAGAAATAA
- a CDS encoding M20 family dipeptidase codes for MGKINEKKMNDFITKTRKPFENLLAKWVALPTISAESAHKSDIAMAAEEAAGLLKGLGGQTETIETEGHPLVIGNIRKFPDAPTVLIYNHLDVQPAEPEDWEDPPFQPTLKDGRYGGRGSTDNKGPALTAYFAVQCAVEQKIPLNYCFVWEFEEEIGSPHFNTALKSRKEFIRADSILVSDTVWIARDRPAIPFGIRGLLTATLTLETGERDAHSGLVGGAARNPVGELCNLIAQCYDPVTGDVHLPGFYDDLLTSSGEEMEGFLASGFKVAVFKKAHGLKSLRFKEPAKVIESIWSKPTFEVHGLAGGYTGQGVKTVVPPRAEAKISMRLVPRQTPKKIFSALRDFVKERNPDVKVRLEAILDPYLASPAGEYFQAGVEAMTFGFQTPPALIREGGSIGAVVTLNRLLKVPVTFLGLSLPEHGYHAPNEYFEWRQVRGGIRTFLHYFNRISRIPEPI; via the coding sequence ATGGGAAAAATCAACGAAAAAAAAATGAACGATTTTATTACAAAAACCCGAAAACCCTTTGAGAACCTGTTGGCAAAATGGGTGGCCCTTCCCACGATCAGCGCCGAATCCGCCCACAAAAGCGACATTGCAATGGCCGCTGAAGAGGCAGCCGGACTGCTGAAGGGGCTGGGGGGACAAACTGAGACCATCGAGACCGAGGGCCATCCTTTGGTCATCGGGAACATCCGGAAATTTCCCGATGCCCCCACGGTCCTGATCTACAACCACCTCGATGTACAACCGGCGGAGCCGGAGGACTGGGAAGACCCGCCCTTTCAGCCGACGCTGAAAGACGGCCGCTACGGAGGCCGGGGAAGTACCGATAACAAAGGACCGGCGCTCACGGCCTACTTCGCCGTGCAATGTGCCGTGGAGCAGAAGATCCCCCTCAATTATTGTTTTGTCTGGGAATTTGAAGAGGAGATCGGCAGTCCTCATTTTAACACTGCGTTAAAGAGCCGGAAAGAATTTATCCGGGCCGATTCCATCCTCGTCTCCGATACGGTCTGGATCGCCCGGGACAGGCCGGCCATACCCTTCGGCATCCGGGGACTCCTCACGGCCACCCTGACCCTCGAAACGGGGGAACGGGACGCCCATTCGGGGCTGGTCGGAGGGGCGGCCCGCAATCCGGTCGGGGAACTCTGCAACCTCATCGCACAATGCTATGACCCCGTAACGGGCGATGTGCATCTGCCCGGTTTTTACGATGATCTTCTGACGTCAAGCGGTGAGGAAATGGAAGGATTCCTTGCATCGGGTTTCAAGGTCGCCGTTTTTAAAAAGGCCCACGGACTGAAGAGTCTGCGGTTCAAGGAACCGGCAAAGGTGATTGAATCGATCTGGTCGAAGCCGACCTTTGAAGTCCACGGCCTGGCCGGAGGCTACACAGGTCAGGGAGTGAAAACCGTTGTCCCTCCCCGGGCGGAGGCCAAGATCAGTATGCGTCTGGTCCCCCGCCAGACCCCGAAAAAGATCTTTTCCGCTTTGCGGGATTTTGTAAAGGAACGGAATCCAGACGTAAAGGTAAGATTGGAAGCGATCCTGGATCCCTACCTGGCCTCTCCCGCGGGAGAATATTTCCAGGCAGGGGTGGAGGCAATGACTTTCGGGTTTCAGACCCCGCCCGCCCTGATTCGGGAGGGAGGATCGATCGGCGCCGTGGTTACCCTGAACCGGTTACTGAAGGTCCCGGTTACTTTTCTCGGACTCTCGCTGCCGGAACACGGGTATCATGCACCGAATGAATATTTCGAATGGCGTCAGGTCCGGGGAGGGATCCGGACCTTTCTACACTACTTCAACCGAATCAGCCGGATACCGGAACCCATTTAG